Below is a genomic region from Streptantibioticus cattleyicolor NRRL 8057 = DSM 46488.
GCTTAACTGACGCCGTGAGCGACACCGACCCCGTACTCCGAGCCCTCGCCCACCCTCTGCGGCTGCGCATGCTGACCCTCCTGTGGCCAGGGCCGATGTCCGCCGCCGAACTCGCACGCGAACTCGACATCTCCCACGCGCTGGCCAGCCAGCATCTACGGCGACTCGACGCGGTCGGCCTGGTCGAACTCGTCGAGGAACGGATGCGGCGGGGCGGACGGGAGCGCCGCTACCGAACCGTTCACGGCTCGCCACTCTCCGACCAGACCGAGGGCGCGCCGCTACTGGCCGAGACCCTCGCCCACACCCTGCGCCAACGTGCCGCCCGCCGCGCCCCGCACAGCGCCGGCGTCACCGTCGACGCCGAACTCTGGCTCGACCCCGAGACCTGGGACGCCGCACGGCAACGCCTCGCCGACCTCGCCGCCGACCTCCACGAAGCCGCGCGCCCGCCTCGTACACCGGGGACGGTACCGATCGGCCTGAGCATGATGGCGTTCCGGATGCGGGACGAACCGTCCGAGACGCGGAGCGAAGCAGAGCTGACATGACGGAAGGCGGGATCCGGCATGGCGGAGAGCTGGTCCCGGTACGACGGAATGTCGGTCCCGACGTGACGGAGGTCCGTTCCGGCACGACGAGGGATGGGCCCCGGCATGACGGAGGGTCGCTTCCGGCACCCGACGAAAGCCGGGCCTCAGCATGACGAAACGTCCCGGCATGACGAGGGATCCCCGGCATGACAAGGGTCCCGGCACGACGAAGGGCGGGACGCCAACCCACTGGCATCCCGCCCCACCACTCACGGCCAACCCATAACCCGGTTATGGCCCGACCGCCTGCACCCCTATTCGTCCAACGCGTCGATCAGCGCCTCTGCCAACGCCTGCGACTCCTCACGATCCAGCACCTCCAGGATCGCCTTGGCGAACGCCGGGATGTCATGCCAATCGGCCATGGTCAGCGCCGCCCCCCGCCGCTCGCGCTGCGCCGGCACCTCTGCCGCCACGTCGTCGTACGGCTCACCTTGCTCGTCCTCGCCGCACTGCTCGAACTCCTCGGCCCTTGGCGACTGCGCCGCCGTCCCCGTGGCCGCGCCGGAATCCGCCCACTCCCCGACACTCGCCGACGACCTCATGACGCCCTCACTCATAACCGGGTTATAGGTCGCCGAGTCGTCCTGCCCCATAACCGGGTTATAAATCGGGGCTTCTCCGTGGGTCCCCTGCGTTCCCGGTCGCTGCTGAACGGAACGGTAAGCGGCCAGCGTCGCCATGGCCATGTCGCTGCTATGCGCATGCTCGTCCTCGGGAACCGAGGGGGCAACAGCCAGCGCGGGCGTCACGGGCTCCGGGGGCGTCGGCGGTTCCAGGCTGCGCTGGTACGCGTCGACCTGGTCCTCGGTCGGCATGCGGGCGAAGGCGCGAGCGTCCTTCACCCCGAGTACGCCGGTGACGACGAGTTCCTGAAGCTCCGGTACGAGCTTGCGCAGCAGGAGCATCTGGGAGATGTACGGCTGCGTGCGGCCGATCGCCTTGGCGACCTTCGCCTGCGACAGGCCCTTGCCGATCGGCGGCTTCTCCGTCAGCCGGTACAGCGCTTCGGCCTGCTGGATGGGGTTGAGATTCTGCCGCAGCCCGTTCTCGGCGAGAGCCCAGAGCAGCGGATCACGTGCGCCGGCGTCATCGATGAACCCCGGCACGTCCGTCCGCTTGGCGATCCTCGCCGCGTGGACCCGGCGGTGGCCGGCGAGCAGAACGTACTTGGCGTCGGCGATGACGGCCCGGTGCTCGGGGTGGTGCCTCAGAAACGCTTCCGCGTTGCATACGGAGATCGGGCTCGTCACGCCGATCTCCGAAATGCTCTCG
It encodes:
- a CDS encoding ArsR/SmtB family transcription factor; amino-acid sequence: MSDTDPVLRALAHPLRLRMLTLLWPGPMSAAELARELDISHALASQHLRRLDAVGLVELVEERMRRGGRERRYRTVHGSPLSDQTEGAPLLAETLAHTLRQRAARRAPHSAGVTVDAELWLDPETWDAARQRLADLAADLHEAARPPRTPGTVPIGLSMMAFRMRDEPSETRSEAELT
- a CDS encoding ParB/RepB/Spo0J family partition protein, with product MSRRVNLADMLDGEPLEEATEAPPKSDVHLPLAEITDNPENPRGEIDESDDEFRSLVESISEIGVTSPISVCNAEAFLRHHPEHRAVIADAKYVLLAGHRRVHAARIAKRTDVPGFIDDAGARDPLLWALAENGLRQNLNPIQQAEALYRLTEKPPIGKGLSQAKVAKAIGRTQPYISQMLLLRKLVPELQELVVTGVLGVKDARAFARMPTEDQVDAYQRSLEPPTPPEPVTPALAVAPSVPEDEHAHSSDMAMATLAAYRSVQQRPGTQGTHGEAPIYNPVMGQDDSATYNPVMSEGVMRSSASVGEWADSGAATGTAAQSPRAEEFEQCGEDEQGEPYDDVAAEVPAQRERRGAALTMADWHDIPAFAKAILEVLDREESQALAEALIDALDE